Below is a window of Candidatus Viadribacter manganicus DNA.
TACGCTGAGGACGTGCGAGAACTTGTGGAATTCGTTGGCCTCGGCGGTGCGGCTGAGTTGCCTGTGGAAAAACTTTCGGGTGCGGAACGACGCAGGGCCGCCATAGCCCGCGCGCTTGCCGCCAAGCCAAATCTCATCCTCGCTGACGATCCGACCGCCGGCATGTCCCCCGCAGACGGGCGCCGTATTGTGCGCCTGCTCTCTGAAATGCGCCGCGTCGGCGCCGGCGTCGTGATCGCCAGCCAAGATGACACGCTGTGCGATGTATCCCCCATGTGGGTCTGGCGCATTGATCGGGGCCGGCTATCGCAACCGGAGCAGACTGAGGCAGCGGACGCGGAGGCCTACGAATGAGAGGCGGGCTTCTTGGCGTCGAGCGCGCGCTCTTTTGGACTCTGGCGTTTGCGGCGTTCGCGGCGGCGGCGGCGGGGCTGGCGGCGCGGGCGGCGGATCGGGTGGCGGTCAATTACGAGCAGTCGCGAAACGCCTACGCGATCGTGCGCGTGTTGGCGCCGGACGGGCCTGCGGGCATGGCGGCGGCTGAATCGGCCTTGGTCAGCGCGCCGCACGTGACGAGTGCGGCGCCGATGACAGCGGGACGGGCGGCCGCACTCTTGAGCGAAGCCAGCGGCGAGACCATCGATCCAGAAAACGTGCCCGATCTCAGGCTTATCGAGATTGAGCTGGCGCCCGCCTCTTCGCAGGCGGACGTCTCGGGGGACATCGTAGCTGCGCTCGCCGCGGGCGGCGTTACGGCTGAAGTCATCGAAGCGCCGGACGCTTCCGGCGGTGGCGGCCTTGCCCCGCGCGTGCGCAGCGCGGCGTTCTGGGGATCTGTCGTGTTCGCCGCGATGATGGCTGTGATCGCTTGGCTTGCGGCGCGCGGCTTGGCGGCGCGCCGGCGCGAGATGGTGACGGTGATGTGCGATCTCGGCGCAACACGCAGCCAGACCGCAGGCCGCATCGCCGATGAAGCGGCGGTTCTTGGCCTTTACGCTGGTGTCGCCGGAGGCATTCTGGCGGCTATCGCAGGCGTAATAGTGTTGTTGCTAGCTATCCCCGGCACGACACTGAACACTCTGCCGAACATGATTCTTCCCATCGACTTCATTCCGATTGCGGCAGCGCCGCTGGTCACCGCGATTGTTGCAGGCGCGGGCGCGCGTGCGGCAGCTGGACATTTTCACGGTCAGGCCGCGAGGCTCGGCTGATGCGGTTGTTGCTCTTCTGGGCGGCGATCATTGCGCTTGTCGCGTTCATCGCTGGCTTCTGGAGCTTTGCGAAGAATGTGCGCCAAGTGGCCGAGGAGCCGCCAACCGCACAAGCTATCGTCGCGCTGACTGGCGGATCGCTTGAGAGGCTGACGACAGGCGTGCGTTTGCTCGAAGAACGCAAAGGCGAGCGACTTCTGATCTCAGGCGTCAATCGCATCGTCACTGATGCGGAACTCTACGATGCGTTGCATGTCGATCCTGCGCTCGGCGAATGCTGCATAGATGTGGGCAGGCGCGCTGAAGACACATTGGGCAACGCTTCCGAGACCGCCGCATGGGCGCGCGAGCATCGCTACACCAACATCATACTGGTGACCGACGATTATCACATGCCGCGCAGCCAAGCTGAGCTTGAAGTCGCGCTGCCGGAAGCTGAGATTCACCCCTACCCGGTGCGAACGCGATGGACCGACCCCGCGCTCTGGCGCAGCGATCTTGGTGCGGCGATGCGTTTGGGCGGCGAATACGTGAAATACCTTGTCATTCGCGGGCGGGAAGCGTTGATCGGCCTCGGCAATAGCGACACTGAAGCGGCTCCGGGCGAGGCATGATTTTCATTCGTTCGTTTATTTTCGTCATCTGGTTCTACGCCTCGATGGCCGTCATCGGTTTGGTCCTCTGGCCGTTGGTGGTGTTCAACGAGCGGCACGTGTGGACGGCGCTGCGCTCGTGGGGCGGAGCAACTGTGTGGGGCCTGCGCTGGATCATCGGCGCGCGCGTTTGCTTCGAAGGCCTGGAGCATGTGCCCGAAGGCGGTGCGCTGATCGCGATGAAGCACCAATCGACGCTGGATACCGTCGCGCCGGCTTTGTTCCTGCCGCGCCCCGTCTATGTTTACAAAGCGGAGCTCGGCGGCGTGCCGGTTATGGGCGCTTATCTAAAGCGCAATCAAATTGGCGTCGATCGTGGCGGCCACGCGAAGGCGTTGAAGAGCCTCGTGCGCGGCGCACGCGATGCTGTCGCGAAGGGCGGCCAAGTGCTGATCTTCCCAGAGGGCACGCGCCAAGAACTTGACGCGCCACCCGATTACAAGCCCGGCATCGCTGCGATGTACAAAGACCTTGGCGTTCCGGTGACGCCAGTGGCGCTCAACACCGGCCTCATCTGGAAGCCCAAGGGCATCATGCGCAAACCAGGTCACGTGACCTTCAAGGTATTGCCACCAATTCCGCCAGGGCTGCCGCGTGACGAATTTATGCGCGAACTCGAGCGTGTCCTGGAAACCGAAAGCCAGGCCTTGCTGCCGCCCGATAAGCGTCGCACCCTAGCGCAATGAAGCTCCGCGGATATTGGATTGCTATTCCTTGGGCGCTGTTCGTTGCGGCGGCTTTGGGTTGGATTTTCTACTGGAACTATCTGGCCTCTGAAGCTGAACGCCGCATCCATGCTTGGGCGTTTGAGCAAAATGCCGGCGGCGCGACTGTCGAAGTCGACAACGTCGTTCGCCACGGCTTTCCGGTTTTGCTTCGACTTGAGCTGCAAGGCCTGAGCTACACATCGGCGCGCAGCGGCTGGAGCGCCGAGACTGCGCGCGCCGACTTGAGCGTCGACGTACTCAACCCACGCCACGTCATCGTGGAATCGAAGGCCCCCCTCGCAATCACACGCGCTGGCGGAGCGACAACTAACGTCAGCGCCGATGCGCTGATTGCGAGCCTGCGAACGGAAAACGGCGCGCTCGCGGTAGCCGGCATCGAGGCGGACAATCTGGTGCTTGACGACCCCGCGGAAGAAGGCGTTTTGCATGCGGTGAAGGTCGTCGCCAACGTTCGACCCGATCGGCGCGCCGACGGCGAATATCAACTTGCGTTCGACGCACAGACAGTGACGCTGCCACGTCCGGTGCGCAGCTTCGAAACGTTCGGGCTCGATGTAGCGCGCATGCGCGCGGCGATCGTCATCACTGATGGCGCACTTTTGCTGCAATCTTCGCCAGGAGATCCGCTTCGCGTTTGGCGTGAAGGCGGAGGCCGCTTACGGTTTGACGCGCTCGAACTCAATTGGGGACCTTTGCAAACAACAGGCACAGGCGAAGGCGGGCTCGACGAACAGCGCAGGCTCGATGGCCGGCTAGTGCTTCCGGTGGAGCGTCCCGCGCCTGTGCTGACGGCGATCGCCAACGGTCCGCGGATCGACGGCGACGCACGCCGCGCTCTGAGCTTGCTCGCCGCCGGCTATGTCGTCACCGGCAACGATATCACGCTCGACATCGGCGCCCATGATGGCGTTCTGAGCATTGAAGACTTGCCCGTGCGACCGCTGCCGCCGTTGTATTAGCTCGGAGTTTCGTCTCGGCCCCAATTTGGCGCAGCGGTGTCCTGACCAGCGTCGATGACCTCACGGCGCATGCGCCGCGCGCGATCGAAGAGATCGTAGAGCGTCTCGCCTTCACCCCAACGAATAGCTCGCTGAAGCGCGGCAAGATCCTCCGAAAAACGGCCCAGCACTTCGAGCACGGCATCGCGATTGTTCAAGAACACGTCGCGCCACATGGTCGGATCGCTAGCAGCGATACGGGTGAAATCGCGGAAACCCGATGCGGAATACTTCACCACTTCGCTTTCGGTGACGCTCTCCAAATCCTCGGCCATGGCCACGATGTTGAAGGCGATCAAGTGCGGCAAGTGGCTAGTGACAGCAAGTACGACGTCATGGCGCGCCGGATCCATGCGTTCGACGTTGGCGCCAAGCGCGCGCCAGAAAGCTTCAAGCTGATCAATTGCGGCGGGGTAAGCTGGACCTTGATCGGGCAATGGCGTGAGGATCTGCCAGCGGTTGTGAAACAGCGTTGCAAAGCCCGCGTCCGGCCCGGAATGCTCAGTACCCGCGAGCGGGTGACCTGGAACGAAGTAGACGTAAGTTGGCAAGTTCGCCGCCACCGCCGTCACCACCGCCTGCTTTACCGAGCCAACGTCAGTGACGATCGCACCAATCTTCAGGCCGCGCGCGCACGCAGCGGCAGCCGCGCCCATCGCGCCCACCGGAGTGGCCAGCACGACCAACTCGGCCATGGCGACGGCTTTTTCAGGATCGTCGAAAACTTCGCCCAGGCCGATCTCTCTTGCGCGCGCACGCACCGCCGGATCGGCGTCATAGACATGAATGGTGTTCGCCGCGCCGCTTGCCTGGGCGGCGCGAACGATCGACGCGCCAATTAGGCCCGCGCCAATAATGGCGATGCGATCGAAAATCATCGCCATCAGACGCGTGCGTACGAACCGAGTACGCGCACGCTCTCAAGCCCAGCGCGCGCGAGCGCACCAGCGCGGGCGTCATCGAGCGCCAAGAAGCCATCTACCCGCAGCAGGACGCGCGGCTCAGCGCGAGCGACCTCGCGGCCGTTGAGGCCGACTTCGTTGAGCGCCCGTTGCAGGCGGTGGTGGGGATCGAACGCCATCAACAACGTGATGTCAGCGCCTGCCTCTTCCGTTGGAGATGCCGCAAAGACGGCCGCTTCTGGATCTTCCGCCGAGCCATGCAACGGCAAGCCGGCGATGAGATGAAGATTGTGGAAGCGGCGTTCCGACAAGGCTGGCCACCAGGCGCCGACCCCGGGTGCGGCGGGCCAGCTGGTCACGGCGACGATGGTGTCTGGATTCTCGGCGGCCTTCTGGAGCGCAGCTTGCGGCTCACCGAGATCCTTGATCCGCGTTCGGGCGCCGAAATGACGGCGCGCAATATCGAACAGGCGCGTGGGATCGCCGCGGCCGCCGCCGACGACAACATCGATGTTGCGCTGCCGGCGCAGCGAGGCGGCGATCATGGCGCGCCAAACTTCGACGACAAACTCGCGCTCCAGTGGCGCGGGCGCTTCGGCAACGAGCCGCCGCAGCAAAGCGACTTCGCGGCCTGGGCGGATCGGCAAACCGGATTCGGGCGGCTTCAGGCCCGCCATCTTGTCCACGGCGCGCAGACGCTCGGCGAGCAGCGACAACAAGTTCTTGTCGATGCCGTCGATCTCGGCGCGGATCGTTTCGAGTGGCGAACCGGCTGGGGGGCTCTGGTCGTTCATCGTCGGAACCTTAGCGGCCTTTCATGCGCCACGCCAACGACCCGCGTGCAACGCGAGTCTTCAACAGCAGCCGCCCGTCCCAGGGGGATATTTCCCTCGCGACGCAGTTTATACACGCCCACATGATTCATGCAGGTGGCGCAGCAGCGAAACTTCAGGCGGCGGGCGGCGTACGCTCACTGGCGTTTGACGCGTCAACACCGCTGCAATTGTCGAGCGGCGAGGCTTTGGCGCCCCTCGCGGTGGCGTTCGAAACCTACGGCGCGCTAAATCCAGATCGCACCAACGCGGTTTTGGTCTGCCATTCCCTGACGGGCGATCAGTTCGTCGCGAGCCCGAACCCAATCACGGGACGTCCCGCTTGGTGGCCACGCATTGTAGGGCCGGGCCGCCCGATCGACACCAACCGGTTCTTCGTTATTTGCTCGAACGTGCTCGGCGGCTCGATGGGTACGACTGGTCCCGGCACGATTGCGCCGGACGGCCTGCCCCACTCTTTGCGGCTGCCGGCGATTACGATGGCGGATGCCGTGCGCGCTCAAGCCATGCTGGTTGAAGCTTTGGGCATCGAAAACCTCTTCTGCGTGATCGGCCCCGGCATGGGCGGCATGCAGGCGCTGCAATGGGCGAGCGCCTATCCAAAGCGTGTGTTCTCGTGCGTCACGGTGGCGGCGGCTGCCAAGCAATCGGCGCAGAACATTGCGCTCGCTGAACTTGGCCGCCAAGCGATCATGGCTGACCCCGATTGGCGCAATGGCGCCTACCTTCAGCACGGCGTACGGCCCACACGTGGCGGCAGCGTTGCACGTACATCCGCGCAGCTGGCGGGGCTATCCGCGCAAGATGTGCGCTCGCGCTTCGAAAGTGCGCGAACCCAGGAGCGCTTTGCATTCAACGCGGAAGGCGCAAACGACACCATGCGCCAACAGCAAGGCGCCGGCTTCGTCGATCGCTTCGACGCCAATTCGTACCTTTATCTCTCGCGCGCGATGGATGGCTTCGATCTGGGGGCCGATTTCGGCGGCCGTTTGTCGAACGCGTTCCAAGGCGGCGCTACACGCCACGGCGTCTTTTCTTTCTCCAGCGACTGGCGCTATCCGCCAGAAGAAGGCCGCGAGATCGCGCGTGCGCTGGCGGCGGCAGGCGCCGAAGCCTCGTTCCTCGAAATCACCAGCGCACAGGGTCACGACGCCTACATGGGCAATGAGCCCGCGTTCGAAGCGGCGTTGACCGGCTTCATCGATGCATCCGCCGCCGCTCGCGGGCTGGCGCTCAATGGCGGAGGCGCATGATGGCGCAACTCGAACTGGTTCACCCTACTCCGCTTGAACTCACCAGCGCCGAGCCACGCGGGGATCATTTGGTGATCTCGCGCATGGTCAACGAAGGCGCTCGCGTGCTCGATGTTGGCTGCGGCGACGGCGCACTGATGCAATTGTTGGCGCGTGAGCGCGGCGCGCGCGTGCGCGGATTGGAAATGGATCCAAACAAGGCGCATCGCTGCGTGGTGCGCGGCATGTCGGTCGTGCAAGGCGATGCCGAACGCGACTTGAACGAATTCCCGAGCGGCGCCTTCGACTACGTCATTTTCTCGCGCACGCTGCAGCAACTGCGCCGGCCACAAGCTGCGCTGAAGCAAGCGGCGCGCATTGGTGAGCGCGTCATCGTGTCGATCAGCAATGCCGGCCGCTGGGACAAGCGCTTTCAGCTGCTCGGCAAAGGCCGACTGGGCGAAAGTGAATGGCTACACCGCTACACGGTTCGCGATTTCGCAGACCTTGCCCGCGACATGCGCCTCGGCATCGAACGCGCGGCGCCGCTCTCGCACGGGCATGCCGGCGCGCCGTTCGCCAAGACCATCTGGCGCGCGAACTGGTTCTGCGAAGAAGCCGTGTTCTTGCTGACGCCATGAGACGCCCAAGATGAAGCGTCTGGTGATCTGTTGCGACGGCACCTGGCAGCGCCTTTACGGCGACAGCCTCACGAACGTCGCGCTGACGGCGCGATCAGTGGCGTCGCGGGACGCCAAAGGGAATCTGCAAATCGTCTACTACTCGGCGGGCGTCGGCGCGTCGCTGGATAAGGTCAGCCTTTGGCAGGGCATGACCGGCGACGACCTGGACGACAACCTGCTGGATGCTTGGCTCTTCATCAACCTGAACTACGAACCCGGCGATCAGATCTATCTCTTCGGGTTTTCGCGCGGGGCCTACACGGTGCGCTCGCTCGCTGGATTGCTGCGAAAGATTGGGGTGCTGCGGCGCGAGCATGTCGACAAATCGCGACAAGCACTGGAACTCTACCGTCACCGCGAACTTT
It encodes the following:
- a CDS encoding ATP-binding cassette domain-containing protein → MGIDFEARAGEVNFITGPAAAGKTTFTHLLRLALPPRSGRSVILGVDLMRARAREIADAKRRVGYVAENPVFIEQWSTFDNVAMPLRMLGQKPRDYAEDVRELVEFVGLGGAAELPVEKLSGAERRRAAIARALAAKPNLILADDPTAGMSPADGRRIVRLLSEMRRVGAGVVIASQDDTLCDVSPMWVWRIDRGRLSQPEQTEAADAEAYE
- a CDS encoding FtsX-like permease family protein; amino-acid sequence: MRGGLLGVERALFWTLAFAAFAAAAAGLAARAADRVAVNYEQSRNAYAIVRVLAPDGPAGMAAAESALVSAPHVTSAAPMTAGRAAALLSEASGETIDPENVPDLRLIEIELAPASSQADVSGDIVAALAAGGVTAEVIEAPDASGGGGLAPRVRSAAFWGSVVFAAMMAVIAWLAARGLAARRREMVTVMCDLGATRSQTAGRIADEAAVLGLYAGVAGGILAAIAGVIVLLLAIPGTTLNTLPNMILPIDFIPIAAAPLVTAIVAGAGARAAAGHFHGQAARLG
- a CDS encoding YdcF family protein — translated: MRLLLFWAAIIALVAFIAGFWSFAKNVRQVAEEPPTAQAIVALTGGSLERLTTGVRLLEERKGERLLISGVNRIVTDAELYDALHVDPALGECCIDVGRRAEDTLGNASETAAWAREHRYTNIILVTDDYHMPRSQAELEVALPEAEIHPYPVRTRWTDPALWRSDLGAAMRLGGEYVKYLVIRGREALIGLGNSDTEAAPGEA
- a CDS encoding lysophospholipid acyltransferase family protein yields the protein MIFIRSFIFVIWFYASMAVIGLVLWPLVVFNERHVWTALRSWGGATVWGLRWIIGARVCFEGLEHVPEGGALIAMKHQSTLDTVAPALFLPRPVYVYKAELGGVPVMGAYLKRNQIGVDRGGHAKALKSLVRGARDAVAKGGQVLIFPEGTRQELDAPPDYKPGIAAMYKDLGVPVTPVALNTGLIWKPKGIMRKPGHVTFKVLPPIPPGLPRDEFMRELERVLETESQALLPPDKRRTLAQ
- a CDS encoding DUF2125 domain-containing protein; the encoded protein is MKLRGYWIAIPWALFVAAALGWIFYWNYLASEAERRIHAWAFEQNAGGATVEVDNVVRHGFPVLLRLELQGLSYTSARSGWSAETARADLSVDVLNPRHVIVESKAPLAITRAGGATTNVSADALIASLRTENGALAVAGIEADNLVLDDPAEEGVLHAVKVVANVRPDRRADGEYQLAFDAQTVTLPRPVRSFETFGLDVARMRAAIVITDGALLLQSSPGDPLRVWREGGGRLRFDALELNWGPLQTTGTGEGGLDEQRRLDGRLVLPVERPAPVLTAIANGPRIDGDARRALSLLAAGYVVTGNDITLDIGAHDGVLSIEDLPVRPLPPLY
- a CDS encoding prephenate/arogenate dehydrogenase family protein, which encodes MAMIFDRIAIIGAGLIGASIVRAAQASGAANTIHVYDADPAVRARAREIGLGEVFDDPEKAVAMAELVVLATPVGAMGAAAAACARGLKIGAIVTDVGSVKQAVVTAVAANLPTYVYFVPGHPLAGTEHSGPDAGFATLFHNRWQILTPLPDQGPAYPAAIDQLEAFWRALGANVERMDPARHDVVLAVTSHLPHLIAFNIVAMAEDLESVTESEVVKYSASGFRDFTRIAASDPTMWRDVFLNNRDAVLEVLGRFSEDLAALQRAIRWGEGETLYDLFDRARRMRREVIDAGQDTAAPNWGRDETPS
- a CDS encoding chorismate mutase, which produces MNDQSPPAGSPLETIRAEIDGIDKNLLSLLAERLRAVDKMAGLKPPESGLPIRPGREVALLRRLVAEAPAPLEREFVVEVWRAMIAASLRRQRNIDVVVGGGRGDPTRLFDIARRHFGARTRIKDLGEPQAALQKAAENPDTIVAVTSWPAAPGVGAWWPALSERRFHNLHLIAGLPLHGSAEDPEAAVFAASPTEEAGADITLLMAFDPHHRLQRALNEVGLNGREVARAEPRVLLRVDGFLALDDARAGALARAGLESVRVLGSYARV
- the metX gene encoding homoserine O-acetyltransferase MetX, producing the protein MIHAGGAAAKLQAAGGVRSLAFDASTPLQLSSGEALAPLAVAFETYGALNPDRTNAVLVCHSLTGDQFVASPNPITGRPAWWPRIVGPGRPIDTNRFFVICSNVLGGSMGTTGPGTIAPDGLPHSLRLPAITMADAVRAQAMLVEALGIENLFCVIGPGMGGMQALQWASAYPKRVFSCVTVAAAAKQSAQNIALAELGRQAIMADPDWRNGAYLQHGVRPTRGGSVARTSAQLAGLSAQDVRSRFESARTQERFAFNAEGANDTMRQQQGAGFVDRFDANSYLYLSRAMDGFDLGADFGGRLSNAFQGGATRHGVFSFSSDWRYPPEEGREIARALAAAGAEASFLEITSAQGHDAYMGNEPAFEAALTGFIDASAAARGLALNGGGA
- a CDS encoding methionine biosynthesis protein MetW; this translates as MMAQLELVHPTPLELTSAEPRGDHLVISRMVNEGARVLDVGCGDGALMQLLARERGARVRGLEMDPNKAHRCVVRGMSVVQGDAERDLNEFPSGAFDYVIFSRTLQQLRRPQAALKQAARIGERVIVSISNAGRWDKRFQLLGKGRLGESEWLHRYTVRDFADLARDMRLGIERAAPLSHGHAGAPFAKTIWRANWFCEEAVFLLTP